A section of the Triticum dicoccoides isolate Atlit2015 ecotype Zavitan chromosome 7A, WEW_v2.0, whole genome shotgun sequence genome encodes:
- the LOC119329788 gene encoding uncharacterized CRM domain-containing protein At3g25440, chloroplastic-like, with amino-acid sequence MASLVPRLLGRRTLHPAVALRSPRDAWMRFHGANPPRPCPLFRPSLGVDGCAGAARRWWFLSPVRHRSTAVTLNTDGGFARFSVGDLDTKQNGVQNQPPAKKKMSKKSKVNQLKWFRLKAKKKMKSPNPEVRIRYKLGKAKRKEEWLIEKLRKYEAPRAPEPVHDPEILTEEEKFYLKRTGEKKKNYVPVGRRGVFGGVVLNMHLHWKKHETMQVVCKPCQPGQVYEYAEELARLSKGTVIDIKPNNTIIFYRGKNYVQPKVMSPPDTLSKQKALEKYRYEQSLEHTSKFIEQLEQELEDYQKHVALFKKREGAISEQISNEDSAVDDLTTSSDTD; translated from the exons ATGGCGTCCCTCGTCCCCCGGCTCCTTGGCCGCCGGACTCTGCACCCCGCCGTCGCTCTACGCTCTCCACG CGATGCTTGGATGCGATTCCACGGCGCAAATCCCCCACGCCCCTGCCCGCTGTTCCGGCCTTCCCTGGGGGTTGATGGATGCGCGGGAGCTGCGCGGAGATGGTGGTTTCTCTCGCCGGTAAGGCACCGGAGCACGGCGGTGACGCTGAACACGGACGGTGGCTTTGCGCGGTTCTCGGTCGGAGATCTGGACACGAAGCAGAATGGAGTGCAGAATCAGCCGCCGGCGAAGAAGAAGATGTCCAAGAAGTCCAAGGTCAACCAGCTCAAGTGGTTCCGCCTCAAGGCCAAAAAGAAGATGAAGTCGCCCAACCCCGAAGTCAGGATAAGATACAAGCTCGGAAAG GCCAAGAGGAAAGAAGAATGGCTGATTGAGAAACTCAGGAAGTACGAGGCCCCGAGGGCTCCAGAGCCGGTTCACGACCCTGAGATTCTGACCGAGGAGGAGAAGTTCTATCTGAAACGGActggggagaagaaaaagaactatgttCCTGTTGGGAGGAGAGGGGTGTTTGGTGGTGTGGTTCTCAACATGCACCTCCACTGGAAGAAGCATGAGACTATGCAAGTAGTCTGCAAGCCCTGTCAACCTGGGCAAGTGTATGAGTACGCAGAGGAGCTGGCGAGGCTCAGCAAAGGGACAGTTATTGATATTAAACCTAATAATACCATTATCTTTTATCGTGGAAAGAATTATGTGCAGCCAAAGGTTATGTCACCTCCTGATACTCTTTCTAAGCAGAAG GCCTTGGAGAAATATAGGTATGAACAGTCTCTTGAACATACCAGTAAATTTATTGAGCAGCTGGAACAGGAGCTTGAAGATTACCAGAAGCATGTTGCTTTATTTAAGAAGCGTGAAGGGGCTATTTCTGAGCAAATcagtaatgaagactctgctgtggATGACCTCACAACTAGCTCAGATACCGATTGA